One genomic region from Cellulomonas hominis encodes:
- the ilvD gene encoding dihydroxy-acid dehydratase, with the protein MSRPLRSRTSTHGRNMAGARALWRATGMGSEDFGKPIIAIANSYTQFVPGHVHLKDMGDLVASAIREAGGVAKEFNTIAVDDGIAMGHGGMLYSLPSRDLIADSVEYMVNAHCADALVCISNCDKITPGMLNAALRLNIPVIFVSGGPMEAGKAVVADGVAKTHLNLINAINYSADDNVSDEALGRVEENACPTCGSCSGMFTANSMNCLTEALGLSLPGNGSTLATHSARRDLFLEAGRTIVDLARRYYDDEDDTAAPRGIATRAAFANAMTLDVAMGGSTNTVLHILAAAQEAEVDFTLADIDAISRRVPCLSKVAPNHPDFHMEDVHRAGGIPALLGELDRAGLLDHDVTSVHTPTLRAWLDDWDIRGGRATERAEALFHAAPGGVRTTQAFSTSNVWESLDTDAAIGCIRDLAHAYTVEGGLAVLRGNLAEDGAIIKTAGIDPDVFHFVGRALVCESQDEAVEKILTKQVEPGHVVVVRYEGPAGGPGMQEMLHPTSFIKGRGLGKVCALITDGRFSGGSSGISVGHVSPEAAAGGTIGLVEDGDEIEIDVESRVIRVNVPDAVLAERRAKMEARENPWQPVARDRYVSPALQAYAAMATSADRGAVRDVSRLRRG; encoded by the coding sequence GTGAGTCGTCCCCTGCGCTCCCGTACCTCGACCCACGGCCGCAACATGGCCGGTGCCCGCGCCCTGTGGCGCGCCACCGGCATGGGCTCGGAGGACTTCGGCAAGCCGATCATCGCGATCGCGAACTCGTACACCCAGTTCGTCCCGGGCCACGTGCACCTCAAGGACATGGGCGACCTCGTCGCGTCGGCGATCCGGGAGGCCGGAGGCGTCGCGAAGGAGTTCAACACGATCGCGGTCGACGACGGCATCGCGATGGGCCACGGCGGGATGCTCTACTCGCTGCCCAGCCGCGACCTCATCGCCGACTCGGTCGAGTACATGGTGAACGCCCACTGCGCCGACGCCCTGGTCTGCATCTCGAACTGCGACAAGATCACCCCGGGCATGCTCAACGCGGCGCTGCGCCTGAACATCCCGGTGATCTTCGTGTCCGGCGGCCCGATGGAGGCCGGCAAGGCGGTCGTGGCGGACGGCGTCGCGAAGACGCACCTCAACCTCATCAACGCGATCAACTACTCCGCGGACGACAACGTCTCCGACGAGGCGCTGGGCCGCGTCGAGGAGAACGCCTGCCCGACGTGCGGCTCCTGCTCGGGCATGTTCACCGCGAACTCGATGAACTGCCTCACCGAGGCGCTCGGCCTGTCGCTGCCGGGCAACGGCTCGACCCTCGCGACGCACAGCGCCCGCCGGGACCTGTTCCTCGAGGCCGGCCGCACGATCGTCGACCTGGCCCGCCGGTACTACGACGACGAGGACGACACCGCGGCCCCGCGCGGCATCGCCACCCGCGCGGCCTTCGCGAACGCCATGACGCTCGACGTCGCGATGGGCGGCTCCACCAACACGGTGCTGCACATCCTCGCCGCGGCGCAGGAGGCCGAGGTCGACTTCACGCTGGCCGACATCGACGCGATCAGCCGCCGGGTGCCCTGCCTGTCCAAGGTCGCGCCGAACCACCCGGACTTCCACATGGAGGACGTGCACCGCGCCGGCGGCATCCCCGCGCTGCTGGGCGAGCTGGACCGCGCGGGCCTGCTGGACCACGACGTCACGTCGGTGCACACCCCGACGCTGCGCGCGTGGCTGGACGACTGGGACATCCGCGGCGGGAGGGCCACCGAGCGGGCCGAGGCCCTGTTCCACGCGGCCCCGGGCGGGGTGCGCACCACGCAGGCGTTCTCCACCTCGAACGTGTGGGAGTCGCTGGACACCGACGCCGCGATCGGCTGCATCCGCGACCTGGCGCACGCCTACACCGTCGAGGGCGGGCTGGCGGTGCTGCGCGGCAACCTGGCCGAGGACGGCGCGATCATCAAGACCGCCGGCATCGACCCGGACGTGTTCCACTTCGTCGGCCGGGCTCTGGTCTGCGAGTCGCAGGACGAGGCGGTCGAGAAGATCCTCACGAAGCAGGTCGAGCCGGGCCACGTCGTCGTCGTGCGCTACGAGGGCCCCGCGGGCGGCCCGGGCATGCAGGAGATGCTCCACCCGACCTCGTTCATCAAGGGCCGCGGCCTGGGCAAGGTCTGCGCGCTCATCACGGACGGCCGGTTCTCCGGCGGGTCGAGCGGCATCTCGGTGGGGCACGTCAGCCCCGAGGCGGCGGCCGGCGGCACGATCGGCCTGGTCGAGGACGGCGACGAGATCGAGATCGACGTCGAGTCGCGCGTGATCCGGGTCAACGTGCCGGACGCGGTGCTCGCGGAGCGCCGGGCCAAGATGGAGGCCCGGGAGAACCCGTGGCAGCCGGTGGCCCGCGACCGCTACGTCTCGCCTGCCCTGCAGGCGTACGCGGCGATGGCCACGAGCGCCGACCGCGGCGCGGTCCGGGACGTGAGCCGTCTCCGCCGGGGCTGA
- a CDS encoding VOC family protein has protein sequence MDIAPTPVIGPGAATERVDARHWRVLLLWLQAAFRTPDLATGAALVARVAEAADRVGARPDVTLRPDRVQVRTTTWAAHGLTEADLALAEAVSRAADELGDPALLTAQEIAVDALDIPAVAPFWRAVLGYGAEPGTDPDDHVLADADGLGPGYWFQQMDEPRPQRNRIHVDVTVPHDQAEARVAAALAAGGTLVSDRRAPAFWVLADPEGNEACVCTWQARGKG, from the coding sequence ATGGACATCGCACCCACCCCCGTCATCGGTCCCGGCGCCGCGACCGAGCGCGTGGACGCCCGACACTGGCGCGTGCTGCTCCTGTGGCTGCAGGCCGCCTTCCGGACCCCGGACCTCGCCACCGGCGCGGCGCTGGTGGCCCGGGTGGCGGAGGCGGCGGACCGGGTCGGCGCCCGGCCCGACGTGACGCTGCGCCCGGACCGGGTGCAGGTGCGCACGACGACGTGGGCGGCGCACGGGCTGACCGAGGCGGACCTCGCCCTGGCGGAGGCCGTGAGCCGCGCGGCCGACGAGCTCGGCGACCCCGCGCTGCTCACCGCGCAGGAGATCGCGGTCGACGCGCTCGACATCCCGGCGGTGGCGCCGTTCTGGCGCGCCGTGCTCGGCTACGGGGCCGAACCCGGCACCGACCCGGACGACCACGTGCTGGCCGACGCGGACGGCCTCGGGCCGGGGTACTGGTTCCAGCAGATGGACGAGCCCCGCCCGCAGCGCAACCGCATCCACGTCGACGTGACGGTGCCGCACGACCAGGCGGAGGCCCGGGTGGCCGCGGCGCTCGCGGCGGGCGGCACCCTGGTGTCCGACCGGCGCGCGCCGGCGTTCTGGGTCCTGGCCGACCCGGAGGGGAACGAGGCCTGCGTCTGCACCTGGCAGGCCCGCGGGAAGGGCTGA
- a CDS encoding VOC family protein, translating into MDAAAQQVISPDEVADRVDARHWRVLLYRLEAAFRTPDLVAATELAARVAAAAAPLGAVPDVGLRPHRVHVRTTTPGRFGVTETDLALAGAVSRAADELGLAGDPASLTTQEVAIDALDAAAVLPFWQALLGYVRPEGLDPAFHVLADPHGTGPGYWFQDMDAPRPQRNRIHVDVTVPHDQADARIAAALAAGGRVVRDAEAPAFLVLADPEGNEACVCAAPPPAAG; encoded by the coding sequence ATGGACGCCGCAGCGCAGCAGGTCATCAGCCCGGACGAGGTCGCGGACCGCGTCGACGCCCGCCACTGGCGGGTGCTCCTCTACCGGCTCGAGGCGGCGTTCCGCACGCCCGACCTCGTCGCCGCCACGGAGCTCGCCGCCCGCGTCGCAGCCGCCGCCGCCCCGCTCGGGGCGGTCCCGGACGTCGGGCTCCGGCCGCACCGGGTGCACGTGCGCACGACGACGCCCGGCCGGTTCGGGGTCACGGAGACCGACCTCGCGCTCGCCGGGGCCGTGAGCCGCGCTGCGGACGAGCTCGGGTTGGCGGGCGACCCGGCGTCGCTCACCACGCAGGAGGTCGCGATCGACGCGCTGGACGCCGCCGCGGTGCTGCCGTTCTGGCAGGCGCTGCTCGGCTACGTGCGGCCCGAGGGGCTCGACCCGGCGTTCCACGTGCTCGCCGACCCGCACGGCACCGGGCCGGGCTACTGGTTCCAGGACATGGACGCCCCGAGGCCGCAGCGCAACCGCATCCACGTCGACGTGACCGTGCCGCACGACCAGGCGGACGCGCGCATCGCGGCGGCGCTCGCGGCCGGGGGCCGGGTGGTCCGCGACGCCGAGGCGCCCGCCTTCCTGGTGCTGGCCGACCCCGAGGGCAACGAGGCGTGCGTCTGCGCCGCGCCGCCCCCCGCCGCGGGCTGA
- the ilvD gene encoding dihydroxy-acid dehydratase, translated as MTDTSAQVDIKPRSRQVTDGIEATASRGMLRAVGMGDDDWVKPQIGVASSWNEITPCNLSLQRLAQAVKSGVHAAGGYPLEFGTISVSDGISMGHEGMHFSLVSRDIIADSVETVMQAERLDGSVLLAGCDKSLPGMLMAAARLDLASVFLYAGSIMPGWVKLEDGTEKDVTLIDAFEAVGACARGLMSEGDLDRIERAICPGEGACGGMYTANTMASVAEAIGMSVPGSAAPPSADRRRDAFAHKSGEAVVELLRRGITARQIMTKEAFENAIAVVMAFGGSTNAVLHLLAIAHEAEVDLTLDDFKRVAARVPHLGDLKPFGRYVMADVDRIGGVPVVMKALLDAGLLHGDCLTVTGRTVAENLADVAPPDPDGKILRALDNPIHRTGGITILDGSLAPEGAVVKSAGFDTDVFEGTARVFERERAALDALEDGTIRAGDVVVIRYEGPKGGPGMREMLAITGAIKGAGLGKDVLLLTDGRFSGGTTGLCVGHVAPEAVDGGPIAFVRDGDRIRLDVAHATLELLVDDAELAARRAGWQPLPPRYTRGVLAKYAKLVQSASTGAVLI; from the coding sequence ATGACGGACACCTCTGCGCAGGTCGACATCAAGCCCCGGTCCCGGCAGGTCACGGACGGGATCGAGGCCACCGCCTCGCGCGGCATGCTCCGCGCCGTGGGCATGGGCGACGACGACTGGGTCAAGCCGCAGATCGGCGTCGCGAGCTCCTGGAACGAGATCACGCCCTGCAACCTGTCGCTGCAGCGGCTGGCGCAGGCCGTGAAGTCCGGCGTGCACGCGGCGGGCGGCTACCCGCTGGAGTTCGGCACGATCTCGGTCTCCGACGGCATCTCGATGGGCCACGAGGGGATGCACTTCTCCCTGGTGAGCCGCGACATCATCGCGGACAGCGTCGAGACGGTGATGCAGGCCGAGCGCCTGGACGGCTCCGTGCTCCTGGCCGGCTGCGACAAGTCCCTGCCGGGGATGCTCATGGCGGCGGCGCGCCTCGACCTCGCGAGCGTGTTCCTCTACGCCGGGTCGATCATGCCGGGCTGGGTGAAGCTCGAGGACGGCACCGAGAAGGACGTCACGCTGATCGACGCGTTCGAGGCGGTCGGCGCGTGCGCCCGCGGCCTGATGAGCGAGGGCGACCTGGACCGCATCGAGCGGGCCATCTGCCCGGGCGAGGGCGCCTGCGGCGGCATGTACACCGCGAACACGATGGCGTCGGTGGCCGAGGCGATCGGCATGTCGGTCCCCGGGTCGGCCGCCCCGCCGAGCGCGGACCGCCGCCGCGACGCGTTCGCGCACAAGTCCGGCGAGGCCGTGGTGGAGCTGCTGCGCCGCGGCATCACCGCCCGGCAGATCATGACCAAGGAGGCGTTCGAGAACGCCATCGCGGTGGTCATGGCGTTCGGCGGCTCCACGAACGCGGTCCTGCACCTGCTGGCCATCGCGCACGAGGCCGAGGTGGACCTGACCCTCGACGACTTCAAGCGCGTCGCCGCGCGGGTGCCGCACCTCGGCGACCTCAAGCCGTTCGGCCGGTACGTCATGGCGGACGTCGACCGGATCGGCGGCGTGCCGGTGGTCATGAAGGCGCTCCTCGACGCGGGCCTGCTGCACGGCGACTGCCTCACGGTGACCGGGCGGACCGTCGCCGAGAACCTCGCCGACGTCGCCCCGCCGGACCCCGACGGCAAGATCCTGCGGGCGCTCGACAACCCGATCCACCGCACGGGCGGCATCACGATCCTCGACGGGTCGCTCGCGCCGGAGGGCGCGGTCGTGAAGTCGGCGGGCTTCGACACGGACGTGTTCGAGGGCACCGCGCGGGTGTTCGAGCGGGAGCGGGCCGCGCTGGACGCGCTGGAGGACGGCACGATCCGCGCCGGGGACGTCGTGGTCATCCGCTACGAGGGCCCCAAGGGCGGCCCCGGGATGCGGGAGATGCTGGCGATCACCGGCGCGATCAAGGGCGCGGGCCTCGGCAAGGACGTGCTGCTGCTCACCGACGGCCGGTTCTCGGGCGGGACCACCGGCCTGTGCGTCGGGCACGTCGCCCCGGAGGCCGTGGACGGCGGCCCGATCGCGTTCGTGCGGGACGGCGACCGGATCCGGCTCGACGTGGCGCACGCGACCCTCGAGCTGCTGGTGGACGACGCGGAGCTCGCGGCGCGGCGCGCCGGGTGGCAGCCGCTGCCGCCGCGGTACACCCGGGGCGTGCTGGCGAAGTACGCGAAGCTCGTGCAGTCGGCGTCGACGGGGGCCGTCCTGATCTGA
- a CDS encoding MerR family transcriptional regulator produces MTQQTEERWTTAEVARLSGVTSRTLRHYDAVGLLRPVGTAPNGQRAYGRDELLRLQQVLVLRELGVGLGTIAEMLDDRSGTPRADRLREHHAWLLAERDRFDRLARTVASTIESLEGGTTMPTEQMYEGFDHRRYEAEARERWGDGAVDRSNRSWEQLSDDERAAHQREGRAVSEGLAALLAAGTPADDPATRDLVARHHAWVALFWTPDPAAYRGLGSMYVDDARFTATYDAVAPGLAAYLRDAIHAHADDVAAG; encoded by the coding sequence ATGACCCAGCAGACCGAGGAGCGGTGGACCACCGCCGAGGTGGCGCGCCTGTCCGGCGTCACGTCGCGCACGCTGCGGCACTACGACGCGGTCGGCCTGCTGCGCCCCGTCGGCACCGCGCCGAACGGGCAGCGGGCGTACGGGCGGGACGAGCTGCTGCGGCTGCAGCAGGTGCTGGTCCTGCGCGAGCTGGGCGTCGGGCTCGGCACCATCGCCGAGATGCTCGACGACCGGTCGGGCACCCCGCGCGCCGACCGGCTCCGCGAGCACCACGCGTGGCTCCTGGCGGAGCGGGACCGGTTCGACCGGCTCGCCCGCACGGTCGCCTCCACCATCGAGTCCCTGGAAGGGGGCACCACCATGCCGACCGAGCAGATGTACGAGGGCTTCGACCACCGCCGGTACGAGGCGGAGGCCCGCGAGCGCTGGGGTGACGGGGCCGTGGACCGCAGCAACCGCAGCTGGGAGCAGCTGTCCGACGACGAGCGGGCCGCGCACCAGCGCGAGGGCCGGGCCGTGAGCGAGGGCCTCGCGGCGCTGCTGGCGGCGGGCACGCCCGCGGACGACCCGGCCACCCGGGACCTCGTCGCGCGGCACCACGCCTGGGTCGCGCTGTTCTGGACCCCGGACCCGGCGGCGTACCGCGGGCTCGGCTCGATGTACGTCGACGACGCCCGGTTCACCGCGACCTACGACGCGGTCGCACCGGGGCTCGCGGCCTACCTGCGCGACGCGATCCACGCGCACGCCGACGACGTCGCCGCCGGCTGA
- a CDS encoding cryptochrome/photolyase family protein, which translates to MTAIHWFRRDLRLGDNPALHAAADAGDVVALYVLDPRLWDRAGAPRRAYLVRSLAALDAQTGGRLLVRRGDPRTVLPAVARETGATAVHAAASFEPFGRRRDDAVEAALADAGVPLVRTGSPYAVAPGRVRNGSGDGYKVFTPFHRAWRDHGWRAPAPDAEATARRVTFTDARRSDPLPDAPVPEGLTLPEAGEEAALDRWAEALEDAIGRYDDERDRPDLDSTSRLSVPLKWGEIHPRTVLADLARRRGPGAEAFRRQIAWREFHADVLLHSPRGAHESLTPVLPEDSWATGRDEDAALDAWAAGRTGFPLVDAGMRQLRGEGWMHNRVRMVVASFLVKDLHVRWQRGADHFLAWLVDGDLPQNQMNWQWVAGTGRDAAPYFRVFNPVTQGLTSDPDGTYVRRWVPELRGVPGRAVHEPWKLPRSAAPDYPGRIVDHAAEREATLAAYAAGR; encoded by the coding sequence GTGACCGCGATCCACTGGTTCCGCCGCGACCTGCGGCTCGGGGACAACCCGGCCCTGCACGCGGCCGCGGACGCCGGCGACGTGGTCGCGCTCTACGTGCTCGACCCGCGGCTGTGGGACCGCGCCGGAGCCCCGCGGCGGGCGTACCTGGTGCGCAGCCTCGCCGCGCTCGACGCGCAGACCGGCGGCCGGCTGCTGGTCCGGCGCGGCGACCCGCGGACGGTGCTTCCCGCCGTCGCCCGGGAGACCGGCGCCACGGCCGTGCACGCCGCCGCCTCCTTCGAGCCGTTCGGCCGGCGCCGGGACGACGCGGTCGAGGCCGCGCTGGCCGACGCCGGCGTGCCGCTGGTGCGCACCGGCTCGCCCTACGCCGTCGCCCCGGGTCGCGTGCGCAACGGCTCGGGCGACGGGTACAAGGTGTTCACGCCGTTCCACCGCGCGTGGCGGGACCACGGATGGCGGGCGCCCGCCCCCGACGCCGAGGCGACGGCCCGCCGCGTCACGTTCACGGACGCCCGCCGCTCCGACCCCCTGCCCGACGCCCCGGTGCCCGAGGGGCTGACCCTGCCCGAGGCCGGCGAGGAGGCCGCCCTCGACCGGTGGGCGGAGGCCCTCGAGGACGCGATCGGCCGCTACGACGACGAGCGCGACCGCCCCGACCTGGACAGCACGTCGCGGCTGTCCGTCCCGCTCAAGTGGGGCGAGATCCACCCGCGCACCGTCCTCGCCGACCTCGCGCGCCGCCGCGGCCCGGGGGCGGAGGCGTTCCGCCGGCAGATCGCGTGGCGGGAGTTCCACGCCGACGTGCTGCTCCACTCGCCCCGCGGCGCGCACGAGTCACTGACGCCCGTGCTGCCCGAGGACTCGTGGGCGACCGGCCGCGACGAGGACGCGGCGCTCGACGCCTGGGCCGCGGGCCGCACCGGGTTCCCGCTGGTCGACGCGGGGATGCGGCAGCTGCGCGGCGAGGGCTGGATGCACAACCGGGTGCGCATGGTCGTCGCGTCGTTCCTCGTCAAGGACCTGCACGTGCGCTGGCAGCGCGGCGCCGACCACTTCCTCGCCTGGCTGGTCGACGGCGACCTGCCGCAGAACCAGATGAACTGGCAGTGGGTCGCGGGCACCGGGCGGGACGCCGCGCCGTACTTCCGGGTGTTCAACCCCGTCACCCAGGGCCTGACGTCCGACCCCGACGGCACGTACGTGCGCCGGTGGGTGCCCGAGCTGCGCGGCGTGCCGGGCCGGGCCGTGCACGAGCCGTGGAAGCTGCCGCGGTCGGCCGCGCCCGACTACCCCGGGCGGATCGTCGACCACGCCGCCGAGCGGGAGGCGACGCTCGCCGCGTACGCCGCGGGTCGCTGA